From Anopheles coluzzii chromosome 3, AcolN3, whole genome shotgun sequence, the proteins below share one genomic window:
- the LOC120958551 gene encoding protein Wnt-1-like, with translation MVQPGFRLPHPSTFRLVADRGGLTKRILQLLLLLLLYCSGFADGSWWRIADLSLDPAHFHRDNRSYELCGDTAFFTEHQRDTCYSNPELLKVIVHAANTAKYECQSYFQNNRWNCSAKRGSGIYYGNFDDKGNRETAYLSAINSASLAWTITRFCTKGELTTCQCDRIPRNKHSTKWTWGGCSEDIKYGIKQARSFTDPQENRTTSFGLMNLHNNEAARRILRSRMEKVCKCHGMSGSCTTRVCWRRLPPMKLIADTLGSLFDAAAQVKPVENKGIIRKLMRKDLEYKKVNKSDLVYIAESPNYCEENESLGIFSTRGRFCNRTSYGIEGCRLLCCGRGYQTRIRNVEEKCNCKFVWCCSVKCDTCSMRKDEHICN, from the exons ATGGTTCAGCCGGGCTTTCGGCTGCCGCACCCGTCCACGTTCCGGCTGGTGGCCGACCGTGGCGGTCTAACGAAGCGCATCCTGcagctactgctactgctgctgctgtactgTAGCGGGTTCGCCGATGGTAGCTGGTGGCGCATCGCTGACCTGTCACTCGATCCGGCCCACTTCCATCGGGACAATCGGAGCTACGAGCTGTGCGGTGATACCGCCTTCTTCACCGAACATCAGCGCGACACGTGCTACAGCAATCCGGAACTGTTGAAG GTGATTGTACATGCAGCCAATACTGCCAAATATGAGTGTCAATCGTACTTTCAGAACAACCGCTGGAACTGCTCGGCGAAGCGCGGTTCCGGTATTTACTATGGAAATTTCGACGATAAAG GCAACCGCGAAACGGCGTACCTAAGCGCCATCAACTCAGCCTCgctcgcctggacgatcacgCGCTTCTGCACCAAGGGCGAACTGACGACCTGCCAGTGCGATCGCATCCCGCGCAACAAGCACAGCACCAAATGGACCTGGGGCGGCTGCTCGGAAGACATCAAGTACGGCATCAAGCAGGCCCGCTCGTTCACCGATCCGCAGGAGAACCGTACCACGAGCTTTGGGCTGATGAACCTGCACAACAACGAAGCGGCACGACGA ATATTACGCTCAAGGATGGAGAAGGTGTGCAAGTGTCACGGTATGTCTGGCTCCTGTACGACACGCGTTTGCTGGCGACGACTGCCCCCCATGAAGCTGATCGCCGACACGCTCGGTTCGTTGTTTGATGCCGCTGCACAAGTGAAG CCAGTGGAAAACAAAGGCATCATCCGGAAGCTGATGCGCAAGGATCTTGAGTACAAGAAGGTGAACAAGTCCGATCTGGTGTACATTGCAGAGTCACCCAACTACTGCGAGGAAAATGAAAG CTTGGGCATCTTTAGCACACGCGGCCGATTCTGCAACCGAACGTCGTACGGTATCGAGGGCTGCCGGCTCCTTTGCTGTGGCCGGGGTTACCAAACCCGCATCCGCAATGTGGAGGAAAAGTGCAACTGCAAGTTCGTTTGGTGCTGCTCGGTCAAGTGCGATACGTGCAGCATGCGCAAGGACGAACACATCTGCAACTAA